Part of the Flavobacterium sp. KS-LB2 genome is shown below.
AATTTTAAAACAGTAATATGAATTGGATTTTGTTGATTATTGGCGGTCTTTTTGAAGTAGGATTTGCAACTTGTTTAGGCAAGGCCAAAGAAAGCACAGGAATGACGGCAACATTATGGTTGGGAGGATTCTTAATATGCTTGGTAATAAGTATGGTGTTGCTTTACAAAGCCACACAAACATTGCCTATTGGAACGGCTTATGCGGTTTGGACAGGAATTGGGGCAGTAGGAACAGTTCTTGTTGGAATTTTTGTGTTTAAAGAACCGGCCGATTTCTGGCGAATATTTTTCATTACCACTTTAATCAGTTCGATTATTGGTTTGAAATTCGTTTCAAGTCATTAAAGTCCCAGATTAAGGACGAAACTTATTTTTACGGCAATATTATCTTGAAATTTACTCAGCTGGTTTGGACCGTATCGGTAAAATCCGCCTAATCCCAAGCCATTATAAATTTGGTTTAGCTCTATTCCAGATTCGAAATAACCTTTGTCCAAGGTTTTGTAATCCAATCCGACATGTTGTTCCGGTTTGCGTAAATTTCCCCAAGCCATTCTGGAAACAAGAACTAAGGAAGGTTTTACTTTTTTGAATAATGTTACGCGGCTAAAGCCATGTTTGAATTGAAAATAGGCGTATTCACTGGAGAAAAATTCATTGAAAAACATGGTTTCAAAACTATTTTTCCCTGCAAAAGTGATTCTCTGCATAATAGTTTCTTTGGTAATATTATTGGGAGACGTATTGTACAAATGTGTCAGCGGTACATCGCCAAGTGCATAACCGGCTTCGAAAAGCAGACTTGTTTTTTGCCCGTTTAAATATTTCTTTTCATACTCTGTTTTGAAGTCTAATTTGCTGAATTCAAAATCATTTTGCATCACTTTAGGCAAGGATTGGGTGTATTGAAAAGTAAATTTTGGAAAACGTTTTTCTACTTCAATTCGTCCCGTAGGCGTTTGCATGTAATCGCTGAATGGATTCCAGCGCAGAGAAACCATTGCGGTTGTCATCACATAATTCGTATATAATTTCTCGTTGAGGTTGAATATATAATTGAATTTTGGTTCTATTGCGGCACGGGAAAGTTCCCAGAAACTTTCTGTTTTTGGAATAATTTTGGTTTCTATAAATGTTTTCCAACTCACATAATTGTAAAATGTACTGATGTTTATCGGTCTTGGATCATAGATTTTGAATGCTTTTTTATCAATTGTAAACACGGTGCTTGCAATTTCTCGAACATCATCGGTATAGGAAACGCCAATCCAGGAATTGGAAAATTTGCCAACCCGAGTCGCCATTCCCAAATTGTATTTGAAATTCCGATCCTTAGTTCCATAAGCGGTGTAGCCTTCGATTCTGAATTTTTTTGAAAATTGTTCATTGGTGACTCCGCCAATTCCCAATCTGAATCCTTCATAATTATTATAACTGAATAATTTTCGTAAGTCTAAATCGAATTTCCCAATGGGTAAATATCCATTGATGATTTTTCGTCCAAAACGGATGCGGCTTTCAATTCGTTTTTTGGAAGAAATACTGTCCAATGCCAAATACGTTTTTTGGCTTCGACTGTCTAAGCTGTCTT
Proteins encoded:
- a CDS encoding DMT family transporter; protein product: MNWILLIIGGLFEVGFATCLGKAKESTGMTATLWLGGFLICLVISMVLLYKATQTLPIGTAYAVWTGIGAVGTVLVGIFVFKEPADFWRIFFITTLISSIIGLKFVSSH
- a CDS encoding DUF5686 family protein, whose product is MKQLCLFFFFLMLSLQAQFQVNGIVKESTTNKPLPFATITTNNGLNTISDVDGKFSIVVPIPFTAFDISYIGFTKARIVLEKNKNYYVVVLSQKTDNLNEVRISNENPALAIIRKTIKNKNNNNPQKKLRSFEFKSYNKLIVTANPDSIDGRIDSVFVQKSIGKQFSKIDSSDYKFKEVIRQQHLFQTEKVSQYQFANSTLKETILGTKMAGFKQPVYEIIAFNLQSFSIYDSSYELFETKYNSPIANDALNDYNYKLLDSLIIDGRNTYMIYFKNKKKRKASGLEGVLYIDQNNFAVAKAVMSIKGVLDISGIHDFKYITNEKLWFPTGKTFKIVKGKNDDDIKILGGTIQFDGDVEQDFKERKKVASDFTYLLSHTNNFEIQYNIPIQIKKSAIYIEIKDDAINKPERFWNTYRKDSLDSRSQKTYLALDSISSKKRIESRIRFGRKIINGYLPIGKFDLDLRKLFSYNNYEGFRLGIGGVTNEQFSKKFRIEGYTAYGTKDRNFKYNLGMATRVGKFSNSWIGVSYTDDVREIASTVFTIDKKAFKIYDPRPINISTFYNYVSWKTFIETKIIPKTESFWELSRAAIEPKFNYIFNLNEKLYTNYVMTTAMVSLRWNPFSDYMQTPTGRIEVEKRFPKFTFQYTQSLPKVMQNDFEFSKLDFKTEYEKKYLNGQKTSLLFEAGYALGDVPLTHLYNTSPNNITKETIMQRITFAGKNSFETMFFNEFFSSEYAYFQFKHGFSRVTLFKKVKPSLVLVSRMAWGNLRKPEQHVGLDYKTLDKGYFESGIELNQIYNGLGLGGFYRYGPNQLSKFQDNIAVKISFVLNLGL